In Halanaerobiales bacterium, the DNA window ATAAATAATTTTTTAAGAGGGGTGATATGCTGTTTAATGATTGGGAATTACGGCTGGTCTTGATCTTAGTAGTGATGGTGGTGATGCTGACTGTAATTGATTTAGGTATTTCTTTTGAGGAGTTGTTAAATTTCATCATTTAATGGGGTGGTTTGATGTATAAGCAGCAAGAAGTTGACGAGGTTATCAAACAGGCTCAAAGCGGTGATAGGGGGGCAATAGAGTATTTAATAGGTCAGAATATGGATATTGTCTATGCTAAGGCAAAGTACTTTTTTATTAAGGGGCTAGATAAAGATGATGTAATTCAGGAAGGAAGAGTCGGTCTTTATAAGGCAGTTAGAGATTATAAGATTGATAGAAGAGCTTCTTTTCGGGGATTTTCTCAATTATGTGTACACCGCCAACTCGTTTCTGCAATTAAAAAAGCTAATAGACAAAAACATATACCTCTAAATACTTCTACTTCATTGGATAAAACCATTGATTATGATGACAGCTCAGGTAGAAGTTTTAATGAGATATTGCCTGATAAAGATAAGAATTTAGAGGAAGATTTTATCTATCGAGAAGTTCTCAAAGTAATATTTAATGATATTGAAAAAGAGCTTACAACTCTTGAACTTGAAGTTTTTTTTCAATATCTGGATAGCAAATCTTATAAAGAAATTTCTGATTTTCTGGGAGTAAATGTTAAAACAGTAGATAATGCCCTACAGAGAGCAAGAAAAAAGATCGATGAAATTAAGTGTAATTATAATCTTAAGGATCTGGTTGGTTAATGGGAGTTTTGAAAAAGATTTTATTTGATTTTGTTTATCCTGAAAAAGAAAAATGCTTTATCTGTGGGAAAGATATACTTTTATCAGAAGTACCATTTCT includes these proteins:
- a CDS encoding sigma-70 family RNA polymerase sigma factor — its product is MYKQQEVDEVIKQAQSGDRGAIEYLIGQNMDIVYAKAKYFFIKGLDKDDVIQEGRVGLYKAVRDYKIDRRASFRGFSQLCVHRQLVSAIKKANRQKHIPLNTSTSLDKTIDYDDSSGRSFNEILPDKDKNLEEDFIYREVLKVIFNDIEKELTTLELEVFFQYLDSKSYKEISDFLGVNVKTVDNALQRARKKIDEIKCNYNLKDLVG